From a region of the Flavobacterium sediminilitoris genome:
- a CDS encoding beta-ketoacyl synthase N-terminal-like domain-containing protein encodes MNQKISITALASLSALGNTTEEIWNHYLDKNKTFISKKNIGNQEVWAASISEKLENEIKELQESDTKYRNLDKSVLYAIWVSRLAIKQAKWTKEDVFGINIGSSRGATELFEHYHAEFIKTNKVSTLASPTTTLGNISSWVANDLQSTGPEISHSITCSTSLHSLLNGVVWIQSGMTDKFLIGGSEAPLTPFTIAQMQALSIYSRQKGDYPCRAFDLNKTENTMVIGEGASVITLEAGQKENALAFVEGIGYATEVLEHNISISTEADCFQKSMKMALKNNSLEEIDAIIMHAPGTIKGDTSELNAIKKIFGNTLPFLTTNKWKIGHTFGASGILSLELAILMLQNQKFIEIPFYNQEKRKAPIRKILVNAVGFGGNAVSILISK; translated from the coding sequence TTAGCTTCTCTTTCCGCATTAGGAAACACAACTGAAGAAATCTGGAATCATTATTTAGACAAGAACAAAACCTTTATTTCTAAGAAAAATATTGGAAACCAAGAAGTTTGGGCAGCAAGTATTTCTGAAAAATTAGAAAACGAAATAAAAGAACTTCAAGAATCCGACACAAAATATAGAAATTTAGACAAATCAGTTCTATATGCTATTTGGGTTTCTCGTTTAGCAATAAAACAAGCAAAATGGACAAAAGAAGATGTTTTTGGGATAAACATAGGCTCTTCAAGAGGAGCAACAGAGCTTTTTGAACATTATCACGCAGAATTTATTAAAACAAATAAGGTAAGCACTTTAGCATCACCTACAACAACATTAGGAAATATATCCAGTTGGGTAGCAAATGACTTACAAAGTACCGGACCTGAAATTTCACATTCCATTACCTGTTCCACATCATTACATTCACTATTAAATGGAGTGGTATGGATACAATCAGGAATGACCGATAAGTTTCTAATAGGTGGTTCAGAAGCACCTCTAACCCCCTTTACAATTGCACAAATGCAAGCCTTAAGCATCTATTCTAGGCAAAAAGGCGATTATCCATGTAGAGCTTTCGATTTAAACAAAACCGAGAACACCATGGTAATAGGTGAAGGAGCAAGTGTAATTACTTTAGAAGCAGGGCAAAAAGAAAATGCATTAGCATTTGTAGAAGGAATTGGCTATGCCACAGAAGTTTTAGAACACAATATTTCTATTTCTACAGAAGCAGACTGTTTTCAAAAATCAATGAAAATGGCATTAAAAAACAATTCTTTAGAAGAAATAGATGCCATAATAATGCATGCTCCAGGAACAATAAAAGGAGACACATCAGAATTAAACGCGATAAAAAAAATATTTGGCAATACTCTTCCATTTTTAACTACAAACAAATGGAAAATAGGTCACACATTTGGAGCTTCAGGAATTTTAAGTTTAGAACTCGCCATCTTAATGTTACAAAATCAAAAATTTATAGAAATTCCATTTTATAATCAGGAAAAAAGGAAAGCACCAATAAGAAAAATTTTAGTAAATGCTGTTGGTTTTGGTGG